One region of Dehalococcoidia bacterium genomic DNA includes:
- a CDS encoding type II secretion system protein, with protein sequence MKKFFKYGNKGFTLIELLVVIAILGTLAAVVVLNVTKFMGEGESQANATDQANIQTAIAAYMYDNSGTPPASPITAGSTTSSVSAYLLSAPKCTYTVDQSTGAITSQVCP encoded by the coding sequence ATGAAAAAGTTTTTCAAATACGGTAATAAAGGTTTCACCCTCATCGAATTGCTGGTTGTCATCGCTATATTGGGCACATTAGCAGCGGTAGTCGTGCTCAATGTCACCAAATTCATGGGCGAGGGCGAATCTCAGGCCAACGCCACCGACCAGGCAAATATTCAGACTGCCATAGCTGCTTATATGTACGATAATAGCGGCACACCACCGGCCAGCCCCATCACCGCGGGATCCACGACCAGCAGTGTTTCAGCTTACCTGCTGAGCGCGCCTAAGTGCACTTACACAGTCGACCAGAGCACGGGTGCGATAACCAGCCAAGTCTGCCCGTAG
- a CDS encoding O-antigen ligase family protein → MRTDNGPADTTQPGKLDIALEVTWLLLIFLLPLYYNPFGYQVFYFAKALLLQFGVCLLSGLFLARWFISHRDRTQTGLLSAVRQMPLQVAVILFGLCWIVSTAFSIMPESSLWGSLARKNGLVSLVAWIVLFFILALSIRRRVQLLRVLAAVAASAGAVSLFGILEFADPWLLSWLSRNGRISSTDGNPLSLSCFIAISIPVTLALITIVVQSTGSSKLKALKTTGLILSLILQVICLFLAQYSITILLFIPGIFIYILVAGIYFKKKAILTLSIIVLLALFLTATVIVGQTVLQEMDGKPVGSYTHDTYLAGQTGLPTLSLRVKQWECATRIIIDSPEVPFYQDDLHLLRRWTGYGPETFVIVSQTRYPRDMKSTDTHNSVLLGQPENHYLYLAVTVGVLGLAFFLTIVIIFFYVALRFLVRTSKKDMIYTAAAFIAGMAQYCIYIIFNPTAILPEFFFWLILALMVAQVRIDGCSEYIHAEVASCVSKGEGLSEKIKQGKIRNIPAVLVIIMFIGIGIGLTLSPMVADMKLNSALVTWADDSNKTMTALAEAAKLEPGEAVYYGHIGAYAFRKAIASNDVEERSKLMALSIAAYEAAGQREPYLAYWSYATGDIYSYWAAHSNSDLWSDAFNYYQRADALLPENAVILNKWSLALMLSGNDAEAERMLMRSREADVDWVQTIYYMGVLDIYNHCYCPAANCYLYPVKTDYKNFQYYLDFCRHLALFGGIDKVVEGLQVYSNCHPDDWVGQTLLGVAEAYSGSLSRAVDSLRRAADSIPPEDVVVLEDVLINIGKEQHSFQPYVKEIIDVLAAGQPSDKR, encoded by the coding sequence ATGCGCACCGATAATGGTCCGGCTGATACTACACAGCCCGGTAAGTTGGATATTGCATTGGAGGTTACATGGCTGTTGTTGATATTTCTGCTACCGCTTTACTACAATCCGTTTGGGTATCAGGTGTTTTACTTCGCCAAGGCATTACTGCTGCAATTCGGCGTATGCCTGTTATCAGGTCTGTTCCTGGCTCGCTGGTTTATTTCGCACAGAGACCGGACACAAACCGGTTTATTATCCGCAGTCAGGCAGATGCCGCTGCAGGTCGCTGTGATCTTATTTGGATTATGCTGGATTGTTTCGACGGCATTTTCTATCATGCCCGAGTCCAGTTTATGGGGTAGCCTGGCGAGGAAAAATGGTCTGGTTTCTTTAGTCGCGTGGATCGTATTATTTTTCATATTAGCCCTGTCAATACGGCGACGTGTGCAGCTGTTGAGAGTGCTTGCAGCAGTGGCAGCTTCGGCGGGTGCGGTGTCCCTGTTCGGTATACTGGAGTTCGCTGACCCCTGGCTGCTGTCATGGCTCTCCAGAAATGGACGCATATCATCAACTGATGGTAATCCCCTATCATTGAGCTGCTTCATCGCTATCAGTATCCCTGTTACCCTGGCACTGATCACAATAGTCGTGCAAAGCACGGGTTCAAGTAAGTTAAAAGCATTAAAGACAACAGGATTGATACTGTCGCTGATATTGCAGGTGATATGCCTGTTTCTTGCGCAGTATTCCATTACCATACTGCTTTTTATACCGGGTATTTTCATATATATCCTGGTCGCAGGCATTTATTTTAAGAAAAAGGCCATTCTAACCTTAAGTATTATTGTGCTGCTGGCTCTATTCTTGACTGCCACCGTTATTGTCGGGCAGACAGTGCTGCAGGAGATGGATGGTAAACCCGTGGGATCTTACACACATGATACATATTTAGCCGGGCAAACCGGACTGCCAACACTGTCTTTAAGGGTTAAGCAGTGGGAGTGCGCCACACGAATAATTATAGATTCGCCCGAAGTACCCTTTTATCAAGACGATCTGCATTTATTAAGAAGGTGGACGGGTTATGGCCCCGAGACTTTCGTAATAGTGTCTCAGACTCGTTATCCTCGCGATATGAAAAGCACTGATACGCATAACTCCGTTTTGCTGGGCCAACCGGAAAACCATTATCTATATCTCGCGGTGACCGTGGGTGTGCTGGGGCTGGCCTTTTTTCTGACTATTGTGATTATTTTCTTTTATGTGGCGTTGCGTTTTTTGGTTCGGACATCCAAAAAGGACATGATTTATACGGCGGCTGCTTTCATAGCGGGCATGGCTCAATACTGCATTTACATAATATTCAATCCGACAGCCATATTACCGGAGTTTTTCTTCTGGCTGATTTTAGCTTTAATGGTTGCCCAGGTTCGTATTGACGGTTGCTCTGAATATATTCATGCTGAAGTAGCATCATGTGTATCAAAAGGAGAAGGGTTGTCTGAAAAAATAAAACAGGGGAAAATCAGAAATATACCGGCAGTGCTTGTTATAATCATGTTTATCGGTATCGGAATTGGACTGACTCTTAGCCCTATGGTTGCAGATATGAAATTGAATAGTGCGCTCGTCACGTGGGCAGACGATTCAAACAAGACCATGACGGCTCTGGCTGAGGCGGCAAAGCTGGAACCGGGTGAAGCCGTATACTACGGACATATCGGCGCGTATGCATTCAGAAAGGCAATTGCTTCAAATGATGTCGAAGAAAGATCCAAACTCATGGCTTTGAGTATTGCAGCTTATGAAGCTGCCGGGCAGCGAGAACCATATCTGGCTTACTGGAGCTATGCTACGGGTGATATTTATTCATACTGGGCAGCACACTCGAATTCTGATTTGTGGAGTGATGCGTTTAATTATTATCAGAGGGCGGACGCATTACTGCCTGAAAACGCCGTGATTTTGAATAAATGGTCGCTGGCTCTTATGCTAAGCGGAAACGACGCAGAGGCAGAGCGTATGCTTATGCGATCACGGGAAGCAGATGTCGATTGGGTGCAAACAATATATTATATGGGTGTACTCGATATTTATAATCACTGCTATTGCCCTGCGGCTAACTGCTACCTGTATCCAGTAAAAACTGATTATAAAAATTTTCAGTATTACCTGGACTTCTGTCGACACCTGGCGTTGTTCGGAGGTATCGATAAGGTAGTGGAAGGATTGCAGGTATATTCAAACTGTCATCCGGACGACTGGGTCGGGCAGACGTTACTGGGAGTTGCTGAAGCTTACAGCGGTAGTCTATCAAGAGCAGTGGATTCTTTGCGACGGGCTGCCGATAGTATTCCACCAGAGGATGTTGTCGTCCTTGAGGATGTACTTATCAATATTGGCAAAGAGCAGCATAGCTTCCAGCCGTATGTAAAGGAAATAATTGATGTTCTGGCCGCTGGTCAACCATCCGATAAACGTTAG
- a CDS encoding prepilin peptidase codes for MEIVISLIIFLFGISIGSFLNVVADRVPASQSILSPPSHCSKCNHILKPVDLFPVLSYLILKGKCRYCRQSIPIRSLLVELFSGLFFVYAFTMYGISWQALQTAVLGSFLVILFITDMEQEMLPHVVVYPGIAVALGFAALKPITGTTPGIVSALAGLATGFGAFFLIWAVPKLFKKKLIGFGDAGMAGLIGASVGYPVILVALYIAILAGGLTAALLVAFKMKKLNQPMRFGVFLAMGGIISLFCGQDIADALMQLHML; via the coding sequence TTGGAAATAGTTATTTCATTAATTATTTTTCTGTTTGGCATCAGCATTGGAAGTTTTCTAAATGTAGTTGCAGACAGGGTTCCTGCCAGCCAGTCCATTTTAAGCCCGCCATCGCACTGTTCAAAATGTAATCATATATTAAAACCTGTGGATCTCTTTCCTGTATTGAGTTACCTGATATTGAAGGGGAAATGTCGCTATTGCAGACAGTCAATCCCGATACGTTCGTTGCTGGTCGAGTTATTCAGCGGTCTATTCTTTGTATATGCATTCACCATGTATGGCATATCCTGGCAGGCGTTGCAGACAGCTGTCCTGGGATCATTTCTTGTAATACTTTTTATAACAGACATGGAACAGGAAATGCTACCGCATGTCGTCGTTTACCCAGGTATTGCAGTGGCTCTCGGCTTTGCAGCGCTCAAGCCTATTACGGGTACCACACCGGGTATAGTAAGCGCATTGGCCGGACTTGCCACGGGATTTGGAGCCTTTTTCCTGATCTGGGCTGTGCCTAAATTATTCAAGAAAAAACTGATAGGCTTTGGTGATGCAGGTATGGCAGGATTGATTGGTGCGTCAGTTGGTTACCCCGTGATATTAGTAGCCCTATACATTGCCATTCTGGCGGGAGGATTGACTGCTGCCCTGCTGGTGGCGTTCAAGATGAAAAAGCTCAACCAACCCATGCGGTTCGGCGTGTTTTTAGCCATGGGAGGTATCATTTCACTCTTCTGCGGACAGGACATCGCAGATGCTTTGATGCAACTACATATGCTGTAG
- the hpt gene encoding hypoxanthine phosphoribosyltransferase: MDTTENRYSLAYKQIAKVANDTLPLKKLISTIAASAAKGLHASGCAIMLLNPRREYLDIIGAWGLSDLYLRKGAINARKSYPDILDGKIVAVDDIFTDRRTQYPEQAAREQIKSLLGAPIVQRGEVIGEIRIYTREKRRFKPNEKDFISTVANLVALTLEKIELAQDLNNRHQSNIERQKRLTSFSDLPLSPIRPINFGHPSEEEFARLLDFYQVEWLYEPRSFPLSSQDNRITEMFTPDFYLPEIDLYIELTTSKQSLITEKNRKVRHLKELYPDISIKLLNKGDYLKLFARHGFIPLGENKMKGVQRYLFNKTQIQRRVKLLAKQISKDYQGEELVLIGILKGVVCFMSDLMLNMSIPVTLDFMAISTPADKADLSVRILKDLDTDIENRHVLMVEDIVDTGMTLNYVLNSLSARKPASLKVCTLLDKRVRRLIDVHLDYVGFEVPDEFVVGYGLDMGGKYRNLPSIAILE, encoded by the coding sequence ATGGATACCACTGAGAACCGCTATTCCCTTGCTTATAAACAGATAGCGAAGGTTGCCAACGACACATTGCCCCTTAAAAAGCTGATCAGCACCATTGCTGCCAGCGCTGCCAAGGGGCTACATGCATCCGGCTGTGCAATTATGCTGCTTAATCCGCGCAGGGAATACCTCGATATAATAGGCGCCTGGGGATTAAGCGACCTCTACCTGCGTAAGGGCGCCATCAATGCCCGTAAAAGCTACCCCGATATACTCGATGGCAAGATCGTTGCCGTAGATGATATTTTTACTGATAGGCGAACTCAATACCCGGAGCAGGCCGCCCGTGAGCAGATAAAATCTCTCCTGGGAGCGCCCATAGTCCAGCGCGGCGAGGTGATTGGTGAAATAAGGATATACACACGGGAGAAACGGCGCTTCAAACCAAACGAGAAGGATTTCATCTCAACTGTGGCCAATTTAGTCGCCCTGACACTGGAGAAAATCGAGCTTGCTCAGGACCTCAACAACCGCCACCAGTCCAATATCGAGCGGCAGAAAAGACTGACTAGTTTTTCCGACCTCCCTCTTTCACCCATCAGGCCCATTAATTTCGGGCATCCCAGTGAAGAGGAATTCGCACGGCTGTTGGATTTTTATCAGGTGGAGTGGTTATACGAACCGCGTTCTTTCCCTCTTTCATCTCAGGACAACCGGATCACCGAGATGTTCACCCCCGATTTCTACCTGCCTGAAATCGATTTATATATCGAACTCACCACCTCCAAGCAGAGCCTTATAACGGAGAAGAACCGCAAGGTACGCCACTTGAAGGAGCTTTATCCCGATATCAGCATCAAGCTGCTCAATAAGGGTGACTATTTAAAATTGTTTGCCAGACATGGGTTCATTCCATTGGGCGAAAATAAAATGAAGGGCGTACAGCGCTATCTGTTCAATAAAACCCAGATTCAGCGCCGGGTCAAATTGCTGGCCAAGCAAATATCAAAGGATTATCAGGGAGAGGAACTTGTCCTCATCGGCATCCTGAAGGGTGTTGTCTGTTTTATGTCCGATCTCATGCTCAATATGTCCATCCCGGTAACCCTGGACTTCATGGCTATATCCACACCGGCCGATAAGGCCGACCTTTCCGTAAGAATATTGAAGGACCTGGACACTGATATCGAGAACAGGCATGTTCTGATGGTGGAGGATATCGTGGATACGGGTATGACCCTGAATTATGTGCTCAACAGCCTGTCCGCCCGAAAACCGGCCAGCCTGAAGGTCTGTACCCTCCTGGATAAACGGGTTCGCCGGTTGATAGATGTACACCTGGATTACGTAGGTTTCGAAGTTCCGGACGAGTTCGTAGTTGGATATGGTTTAGATATGGGCGGCAAATACCGCAACCTGCCCTCTATCGCAATACTGGAATAG